Proteins from a single region of Lasioglossum baleicum chromosome 1, iyLasBale1, whole genome shotgun sequence:
- the LOC143208108 gene encoding uncharacterized protein LOC143208108 isoform X2 — protein MDYSTKVTVKSSPDQGRDNEAQVDAASPLSSVELPESAHPCPACPTVLPSCRELTHHLRDHNSPRSTDCSVEDDFSCGVCNKVLSSASSLDRHVLVHSGERPFKCKFCEMAFTTNGNMNRHLRTAHCSTSSLSCTDSEVSCDSEKLSKRNIEEYNNNEIAKRKSPDLIDQDQEKSPSLKRKCTEYLRDIENQKRHKILLNNSSRPEVKARPDDSQKVYNCPVCGRKNFGTSRLLESHLERCHPDFPPNCDPCDLSFGNCRVMNLHQYVLQYEDQPTGNTTRNLRNSVVGFNDLTFVDFSSEKFPTIARAVCEQSVHRPASGEVAKFQCSKCLRAFPCRLALDAHETDCGTVNAPTRVINDNQSRRDDFFAGLNLQNKAAMTEAKEGKDLADIQSIISVTSGPILQNFPRSDASTPENNIKFNLNLSSSGSSGTFSTESHEEEAQDAFSAEFRKMKLKGEFPCRLCTAIFPNLRALKGHNRAHMGVGPGQPYPCNMCSYTSTDKATLVRHLRSHNGDRPYECSLCNYAFTTKANCERHVRNRHGKLTREDIKSVLIYHPNEDSTTDNAERSSPRVIKDDPRKSLMYPNERDELHHQTQMRYPSVPMEGRSEIRIIEEAKLHNSLSLRNSRYENAEAFPMSSHQPMELTKNADDGKSVDAKQDYAKLEEDQESRSSAGSVSLVSDTKSESHQRIQASPMNLKKALTVSETVGEDGPLDLSMDVLDLSKKTKENEDGSCSASQDGYGKSQKEMYDAVKSRLLITQALLAKAGQGNPPPCSLDTLYANAHLIYGNFGAFPGTVGAGILPPYLFNPHVFGQDFTVKETLQKELVRGLQLTSGGTLVEPPIGTTGYNAYPQGRDMNPQTANEQNEYAKLITSKLTGKALANRDKPENHIPSSNSVKMVIKNGVLMPKQKQRRYRTERPFTCGHCSAKFTLRSNMERHIKQQHPQFWSQRPRGGHSTRGRPPSSHLTLLQSLEQSAAQLTQSYSTILPKADQSSGEYPAKHPISDQVKYAILAQQLKANKIEDNEHSEEELVIDEGPQEKEQESQKEKCTSLLRGQLEGSEVAKEIKEDAEKCVKEDTTNRPESTNSNNENENENEKEDEDEDEEKMDAAEPSTTEMNESSDKKTIKREQEEERSEKAEDGATDLASVSELLDNASQQYQQFQPQYLSDEEGLVASNSDCNNSGSDEKSDSVNSLNSESPSSKKKKKKMKKKSAYSMAPNRVICPYCERPFPWTSSLRRHILTHTGQKPYQCMHCSLLFTTKSNCDRHLLRKHKANPNKIRRVRNSSSPDSQAAISNSNSFSMRNVPERPYKCNQCPSSTFSTLGNLKKHRSTKHARKVKSRSDTPSSEPQNSPQECSKQNEQTDYDSQSSSVSESMEVASVSGLPKTNLNTLPSTNDAARSRRPSPRSSPGPSDVPFKCHLCDCGFSDRQDCLEHIKVNHKRSYEMLVAKGALDMDIDTVEDQQPPPSQHHSDGEEKRGRFPDYSNRKMCD, from the exons TTACTGTCAAGAGTAGCCCCGATCAGGGACGCGACAACGAAGCCCAAGTTGATGCAGCATCGCCACTCTCAAGT GTGGAGTTACCGGAAAGCGCTCACCCCTGTCCCGCGTGCCCCACGGTGCTGCCTAGCTGCCGAGAGCTGACACACCACCTGCGCGACCACAACTCTCCGCGCAGCACCGATTGCAGCGTCGAGGACGATTTCAGTTGCGGCGTTTGCAACAAGGTGCTGAGCTCCGCGAGCTCTTTGGACAGACACGTGCTGGTGCACTCCGGAGAACGACCGTTCAAATGCAAATTCTGCGAGATGGCGTTCACAACGAACGGAAACATGAACAGACACCTGCGAACAGCGCACTGTTCAACCTCCTCGCTCAGTTGCACGGACTCGGAAGTTAGCTGCGACTCGGAGAAACTGTCGAAGAGGAACATCGAGGAGTACAACAACAACGAGATCGCGAAAAGGAAATCGCCGGACTTGATCGACCAAGACCAGGAGAAGAGTCCGAGTCTGAAGCGAAAGTGCACGGAGTATCTGCGCGACATCGAAAACCAGAAGAGACACAAGATCCTGCTGAACAACTCGAGCCGGCCCGAGGTCAAGGCCAGACCCGACGACAGCCAGAAAGTGTACAACTGCCCTGTATGCGGGAGGAAGAACTTCGGGACCAGCCGGCTCCTGGAGAGTCACCTGGAGCGCTGCCACCCGGACTTCCCGCCGAACTGCGACCCCTGCGACCTGTCGTTCGGTAACTGCCGGGTGATGAACCTGCATCAATACGTGCTCCAGTACGAGGACCAACCGACCGGGAACACCACGAGGAACCTGCGCAACTCCGTGGTCGGCTTCAACGACCTGACCTTCGTCGACTTCTCCTCGGAAAAATTCCCAACGATCGCTCGGGCGGTCTGCGAGCAATCGGTTCATCGGCCTGCCTCGGGAGAGGTCGCCAAGTTCCAGTGCTCCAAGTGTCTGAGGGCGTTCCCCTGTAGATTAGCCTTGGACGCTCACGAAACCGATTGCGGCACGGTGAACGCTCCGACCAGGGTGATCAACGACAACCAGTCGAGAAGAGACGACTTCTTCGCCGGGCTGAACCTGCAGAACAAGGCTGCCATGACCGAGGCGAAAGAGGGCAAGGACCTGGCCGATATTCAGAGCATCATCTCCGTCACCTCCGGCCCCATCCTGCAGAACTTCCCCAGGTCGGACGCCAGCACTCCCGAGAACAACATCAAGTTCAACCTGAATCTTAGCTCTTCGGGCTCCTCCGGCACCTTCTCCACGGAGTCCCACGAGGAGGAGGCGCAGGACGCGTTCTCGGCCGAGTTCAGGAAGATGAAACTGAAGGGTGAATTCCCCTGTAGACTGTGCACCGCGATCTTCCCGAACCTGAGAGCGCTGAAGGGCCACAACAGGGCGCACATGGGGGTCGGACCTGGCCAGCCGTACCCTTGCAATATGTGTTCGTACACGAGCACGGACAAAGCGACCTTGGTCAGACACCTGAGGTCCCACAACGGCGATAGGCCTTACGAGTGCTCGTTGTGTAACTACGCGTTCACAACGAAGGCGAATTGCGAGCGGCACGTGAGGAACAGGCACGGGAAGCTCACCAGAGAGGACATCAAGAGCGTTCTGATCTATCATCCAAACGAGGACTCGACAACCGACAACGCGGAGAGAAGCTCGCCCAGAGTGATAAAAGACGACCCAAGGAAATCTTTGATGTACCCTAACGAGCGGGACGAGCTGCACCATCAGACGCAGATGCGTTATCCATCGGTACCGATGGAGGGCCGCAGCGAGATTAGGATCATCGAGGAGGCGAAGCTGCATAATTCGTTGTCCCTGCGCAACAGTCGCTACGAGAATGCCGAGGCGTTCCCGATGTCGAGCCACCAGCCGATGGAGTTAACAAAGAACGCGGACGATGGAAAGTCCGTGGACGCGAAGCAGGACTACGCGAAGCTCGAGGAGGACCAGGAGTCGAGGTCCTCGGCAGGCAGCGTGTCTCTAGTCAGTGATACCAAATCCGAATCGCACCAAAGAATTCAAGCTAGTCCGATGAACCTGAAGAAGGCTCTGACGGTATCGGAGACTGTCGGCGAGGACGGTCCTCTGGATCTATCCATGGATGTTCTAGATCTCAGTAAGAAGACGAAGGAAAACGAGGATGGCAGTTGCTCGGCCTCGCAAGATGGATACGGGAAGAGCCAGAAGGAGATGTACGATGCTGTGAAAAGTCGACTATTGATCACCCAAGCGCTGCTGGCCAAGGCTGGCCAAGGGAACCCGCCGCCTTGTTCCCTCGATACGCTTTACGCGAATGCTCATCTGATTTACGGAAACTTCGGAGCGTTCCCCGGAACTGTAGGAGCGGGAATATTGCCACCGTACTTGTTCAACCCCCACGTGTTCGGTCAGGACTTCACCGTGAAAGAGACACTGCAGAAGGAGTTGGTCAGGGGCCTGCAGCTGACCAGCGGCGGCACGTTGGTGGAGCCTCCGATCGGGACCACCGGCTACAACGCATATCCTCAAGGAAGAGACATGAATCCGCAAACGGCGAACGAACAGAACGAGTACGCGAAGCTGATCACATCGAAGCTGACGGGTAAGGCGCTGGCGAATCGAGATAAACCCGAGAACCACATACCCTCGTCGAACTCTGTGAAAATGGTGATAAAAAACGGCGTGCTGATGCCCAAGCAGAAGCAGAGACGGTACAGAACTGAGAGACCTTTCACATGCGGACATTGCTCCGCGAAATTCACCTTGCGGAGCAACATGGAGAGACACATTAAACAGCAGCATCCTCAGTTCTGGAGCCAAAGACCCAGAGGAGGGCACTCGACCAGGGGAAGACCTCCTTCGAGCCATCTGACTTTGTTGCAGAGTTTGGAGCAATCGGCGGCCCAGCTGACCCAGTCGTATTCTACCATCCTGCCCAAGGCGGATCAATCGAGTGGAGAGTACCCCGCGAAGCACCCCATATCTGATCAGGTCAAGTATGCGATCTTGGCGCAGCAGCTCAAGGCGAACAAGATCGAGGACAACGAACATTCCGAGGAGGAGCTGGTGATCGACGAGGGTCCGCAGGAGAAGGAGCAAGAATCTCAGAAGGAGAAGTGCACCAGTTTGTTGAGGGGCCAGTTAGAAGGATCAGAGGTTGCAAAAGAGATAAAAGAAGATGCCGAGAAATGCGTTAAAGAGGACACGACCAATAGACCCGAGTCTACGAACAGCAataacgagaacgagaacgagaacgagaaagaggacgaggacgaggacgaggagaaGATGGACGCGGCGGAGCCGTCGACGACAGAGATGAACGAGTCGAGCGATAAGAAAACGATCAAGCGTGAACAGGAGGAAGAGAGGTCGGAGAAGGCTGAAGACGGTGCGACTGACTTGGCTAGCGTGTCGGAATTGTTGGACAATGCCTCGCAGCAATACCAGCAGTTCCAACCTCAGTATCTGAGCGACGAAGAAGGATTGGTCGCGTCGAACAGCGACTGCAACAACTCCGGCAGCGACGAGAAGTCGGACTCCGTGAACTCGTTGAACTCTGAGAGTCCCtcgtcgaagaagaagaagaaaaaaatgaagaagaagTCCGCGTACTCGATGGCTCCGAACCGAGTGATCTGTCCGTACTGCGAGAGGCCGTTCCCCTGGACATCGTCTCTAAGAAGACACATTCTGACGCACACCGGACAGAAACCGTACCAGTGCATGCACTGTTCGCTGCTCTTCACCACCAAGTCGAACTGCGACCGCCATTTGCTGAGAAAGCACAAGGCGAACCCGAACAAGATCCGCAGGGTCCGAAACTCCTCGTCGCCGGACAGCCAAGCGGCGATCAGCAACAGCAACTCCTTTTCGATGAGGAACGTGCCCGAACGGCCGTACAAGTGCAATCAATGCCCCAGCTCGACCTTCTCCACTTTGGGCAACCTGAAGAAGCATCGCTCGACGAAGCACGCGCGAAAGGTCAAGTCCAGGTCCGACACACCATCCAGCGAACCTCAGAACAGTCCTCAAGAATGCTCGAAACAGAACGAACAGACCGATTACGACAGCCAGTCGTCCAGCGTCTCCGAAAGCATGGAGGTCGCTTCGGTGTCGGGATTACCAAAGACGAACTTGAACACCTTGCCGTCCACCAATGACGCGGCCAGGTCCAGAAGACCGTCTCCGAGGTCATCGCCTGGACCGAGCGACGTCCCGTTCAAGTGTCACCTGTGCGACTGCGGATTCTCCGACAGGCAGGATTGTCTGGAGCACATCAAAGTCAATCATAAAAGGTCGTACGAGATGCTGGTGGCTAAGGGAGCCCTGGACATGGATATCGACACCGTGGAGGACCAGCAGCCGCCTCCTTCTCAGCACCACAGCGACGGCGAAGAGAAGAGGGGCCGATTCCCTGACTACAGCAATAGAAAG